From the Rhinolophus sinicus isolate RSC01 linkage group LG02, ASM3656204v1, whole genome shotgun sequence genome, one window contains:
- the LOC141570018 gene encoding keratin, type II cytoskeletal 4-like, whose product MISRQHYARGGSQGFSSGSAIVGGVKKVAFSSASVSGGAGRCSSGGFGSRSLYNLGGNKSISMSMAGCRPGAGFGAAGGFGAGSFGAGFGAGSFGGGFGGTFSGRGGSGFPVCPAGGIQEVTINQSLLTPLHVEIDPEIQKVRTEEREQIKTLNNKFASFIDKVRFLEQQNKVLETKWNLLQQQTTTTTSKNLEPFFEAYLSALRKQLDSLFNDKGRLQSELKTMQDSVEDFKTKYEDEINKRTAAENDFVVLKKDVDAAYMSKVELEAKVDALNDEINFLRVLYAAVRTPFPARPPPPHPTPFMEGNPPQGCWLEFTVL is encoded by the exons ATGATTTCCAGGCAGCACTATGCCCGAGGAGGGTCCCAGGGCTTTAGCAGTGGCTCAGCTATCGTAGGTGGGGTCAAGAAGGTTGCTTTTAGCTCGGCCTCCGTGTCTGGGGGTGCAGGCCGCTGCTCTTCTGGGGGCTTTGGCAGCAGGAGCCTCTACAACCTCGGAGGGAACAAGAGCATCTCCATGAGCATGGCCGGATGCCGTCCAGGTGCTGGCTTCGGGGCTGCTGGAGGTTTCGGCGCTGGCAGCTTTGGTGCTGGTTTCGGCGCTGGCAGCTTTGGCGGTGGATTTGGGGGCACCTTCAGTGGACGGGGTGGTTCTGGCTTCCCTGTCTGCCCTGCTGGGGGGATTCAGGAGGTCACTATCAACCAGAGCCTGCTGACTCCACTCCATGTGGAGATTGATCCCGAGATCCAGAAGGTCCGGACTGAGGAGCGCGAGCAGATCAAGACCCTCAATAACAAGTTTGCCTCTTTCATCGACAAG GTGCGGTTCTTAGAGCAACAGAATAAGGTCCTGGAGACCAAGTGGAACCTCCTCCAGCAACAGACGACCACCACGACCAGCAAAAACCTAGAGCCTTTCTTTGAAGCCTACCTCAGTGCCCTGAGGAAACAGTTAGATTCCTTGTTCAATGACAAAGGACGCCTGCAGTCTGAGCTGAAGACCATGCAGGACAGTGTGGAGGACTTCAAGACCAA gtaTGAAGATGAGATCAACAAACGCACAGCTGCTGAGAATGACTTTGTGGTGCTCAAGAAG GATGTCGATGCTGCCTATATGAGCAAGGTGGAGTTGGAAGCCAAAGTGGACGCCCTTAATGATGAGATCAACTTCCTGAGGGTCCTCTATGCTGCGGTGAGGACTCCATTCCCTGCTCgtcctccacccccccaccccaccccattcatGGAAGGGAATCctccacaaggctgctggttggagTTCACAGTTCTTTGA
- the LOC109443694 gene encoding keratin, type II cytoskeletal 4, which produces MISRQHYARGGSQGFSSGSAIVGGVKKVAFSSASVSGGAGRCSSGGFGSRSLYNLGGNKSISMSMAGCRPGAGLRAAGGFGAGSFGAGFGAGSFGGGFGGTFSGRGGSGFPVCPAGGIQEVTINQSLLTPLHVEIDPEIQKVRTEEREQIKTLNNKFASFIDKVRFLEQQNKVLETKWNLLQQQTTTTTSKNLEPFFEAYLSALRKQLDSLFNDKGRLQSELKTMQDSVEDFKTKYEDEINKRTAAENDFVVLKKDVDAAYMSKVELEAKVDALNDEINFLRVLYAAELAQMQTHVSDTSVVLSMDNNRCLDLDSIIAEVRAQYEEIALKSKAEAEALYQTKFQQLQTSADQYGDNLKSTKTEIAELNRMIQRLRAEIENVKKQCQTLQASVADAEQRGELALKDAFSKRAELEAALKKAKEELARMLREYQELMSVKLALDVEIATYRKLLEGEECRMSGECQNAVSISVVGGAVSAGGIGGGLGSCSGFGLGSGFGSGSGSGYGFGGGVFGSSSSKTVSTSNLIKRSNR; this is translated from the exons ATGATTTCCAGGCAGCACTATGCCCGAGGAGGGTCCCAGGGCTTTAGCAGTGGCTCAGCTATCGTAGGTGGGGTCAAGAAGGTTGCTTTTAGCTCGGCCTCCGTGTCTGGGGGTGCAGGCCGCTGCTCTTCTGGGGGCTTTGGCAGCAGGAGCCTCTACAACCTCGGAGGGAACAAGAGCATCTCCATGAGCATGGCCGGATGCCGTCCAGGTGCTGGCTTGCGGGCTGCTGGAGGTTTCGGCGCTGGCAGCTTTGGTGCTGGTTTCGGTGCTGGCAGCTTTGGCGGTGGATTTGGGGGCACCTTCAGTGGACGGGGTGGTTCTGGCTTCCCTGTCTGCCCTGCTGGGGGGATTCAGGAGGTCACTATCAACCAGAGCCTGCTGACTCCACTCCATGTGGAGATTGATCCCGAGATCCAGAAGGTCCGGACTGAGGAGCGCGAGCAGATCAAGACCCTCAATAACAAGTTTGCCTCTTTCATCGACAAG GTGCGGTTCTTAGAGCAACAGAATAAGGTCCTGGAGACCAAGTGGAACCTCCTCCAGCAACAGACGACCACCACGACCAGCAAAAACCTAGAGCCTTTCTTTGAAGCCTACCTCAGTGCCCTGAGGAAACAGTTAGATTCCTTGTTCAATGACAAAGGACGCCTGCAGTCTGAGCTGAAGACCATGCAGGACAGTGTGGAGGACTTCAAGACCAA gtaTGAAGATGAGATCAACAAACGCACAGCTGCTGAGAATGACTTTGTGGTGCTCAAGAAG GATGTCGATGCTGCCTATATGAGCAAGGTGGAGTTGGAAGCCAAAGTGGACGCCCTTAATGATGAGATCAACTTCCTGAGGGTCCTCTATGCTGCG GAGCTGGCTCAGATGCAGACCCACGTCTCAGACACGTCCGTGGTCCTGTCCATGGACAACAACCGCTGCCTGGACCTCGACAGCATTATCGCCGAGGTCCGGGCCCAGTACGAGGAGATCGCCCTGAAGAGCAAGGCCGAGGCCGAGGCCCTGTACCAGACCAAG TTCCAGCAGCTTCAGACCTCAGCTGACCAGTATGGTGACAATCTGAAGAGCACCAAGACTGAGATTGCAGAGCTCAACAGAATGATCCAGAGGCTGCGGGCAGAGATTGAGAACGTCAAGAAGCAG TGCCAGACTCTGCAGGCCTCTGTGGCTGACGCTGAGCAGCGTGGGGAGCTGGCCCTGAAAGACGCCTTCAGCAAGCGTGCAGAGCTGGAGGCCGCCCTGAAGAAGGCCAAGGAGGAGCTGGCCCGGATGCTGCGCGAGTACCAGGAGCTCATGAGCGTGAAGCTGGCCCTGGATGTGGAGATCGCCACCTACCGCAAGCTGCTGGAGGGCGAGGAGTGCCG AATGTCTGGAGAATGCCAGAATGCTGTGAGCATCT ctgtggttgGTGGTGCTGTCAGCGCAGGAGGCATTGGTGGAGGACTAGGAAGCTGTTCCGGGTTTGGCCTTGGCAGTGGCTTTGGCTCTGGCTCCGGAAGTGGCTATGGATTTGGTGGTGGTGTCTTTGGAAGTTCCAGCAGCAAGACCGTCTCTACCAGCAACCTGATCAAGAGATCCAACCGATAG